A stretch of the Capra hircus breed San Clemente chromosome 10, ASM170441v1, whole genome shotgun sequence genome encodes the following:
- the LOC102185922 gene encoding olfactory receptor 4K14 produces the protein MDLQNYSLVSEFVLHGLCTSQHLQKFFFVFFSEIYVVTVLGNLIVVVTVISDPRLHSSPMYFLLGNLSFLDIWLASFATPKMIRDFLSDQKLISFAGCMAQIFFLHFVGGAEMVLLVTMAYDRYVAICKPLHYMAVMSRQTCVGLVLVSWVIGFVHSISQVAFTVNLPYCGPNEVDSFFCDLPLVIKLACLDTYVLGILMISDSGLLSMSCFLLLLISYTVIFITVRQRAAGGVSKALSTCSAHIMVVTLFFGPCIFIYVWPFSRFSVDKLLSVFYTIFTPLFNPLIYTLRNKEMKISMKKLRNRHVTFH, from the coding sequence ATGGACCTGCAGAATTATTCCTTGGTGTCAGAATTTGTGTTGCATGGACTCTGCACTTCACAACATCTacaaaaatttttctttgtattcttctCTGAGATCTATGTGGTCACTGTTCTGGGCAACCTTATCGTTGTGGTCACTGTAATATCTGACCCCCGCCTACACTCCTCCCCTATGTACTTCCTGTTGGGGAACCTCTCTTTCCTGGACATATGGCTGGCCTCATTTGCCACTCCCAAGATGATCAGggacttccttagtgatcaaaAGCTCATCTCCTTCGCAGGATGTATGGCTCAAATCTTCTTCTTGCACTTTGTTGGTGGGGCTGAGATGGTACTTCTTGTTACCATGGCCTATGACAGGTATGTGGCTATATGCAAGCCTTTGCATTACATGGCAGTGATGAGCCGGCAGACTTGCGTGGGGCTGGTGTTGGTTTCATGGGTCATTGGATTTGTGCACTCCATCAGTCAGGTAGCCTTTACTGTAAATTTACCTTACTGTGGCCCCAATGAGGTGGACAGCTTTTTCTGTGACCTTCCTCTTGTGATCAAGCTTGCCTGCCTGGACACCTATGTCTTGGGTATACTTATGATCTCAGACAGTGGGTTGCTTTCCATGagctgttttcttctcctcctgatcTCCTACACTGTTATTTTTATCACTGTTCGACAGCGTGCAGCTGGTGGGGTCTCCAAAGCACTCTCAACTTGCTCTGCACATATTATGGTAGTCACACTCTTCTTTGGGCCCTGCATTTTCATTTATGTGTGGCCTTTTAGTAGGTTCTCTGTGGACAAGCTCCTTTCTGTGTTTTACACCATTTTTACTCCACTCTTTAACCCTCTTATCTACACACTGAGAAATAAGGAGATGAAAATatccatgaagaaactgagaaaccGACATGTGACTTTTCATTGA